The Spinacia oleracea cultivar Varoflay chromosome 2, BTI_SOV_V1, whole genome shotgun sequence DNA segment CCAGGAAGTTTATTCAAGTCAATGAAATCACCAAACAAGTCGCCGTTAAACCATGTTCTTAGATGTAATGACATAGGGGAGCGATCATCGGATAAATTATTCGCTAATCGAACACCTCGAGATCTGGATTTGGAGGATCATCAATAGAGTTTTCAGGATTCCTGTCTGTTCGGTATCACtgtcagttttcagtttttgattttgaaactcatgtgatttagattgaatcataAATCATTTTGACGGGCTCAAAAACTGGTTTATTACCGAGCTCGACCATGAATTGGGCCAAGTTTCTAGACCAGGAATCTCGATCTAAGCGAGTCAAGTTTGCATTTGGGCTTAGGAGTTTGAGGCTTAAAGGCCCAAAAATTACCCAGTTCAGATTACAGTACCGGGCGATTGCCAATAAGTCCATGTTAGACCCATGCCATATTCGGGTTGGATGTCGGGTTAAAGACGATCAACTCTAACTACAGTACAAATGCAGGTGAGAGAACTCGAACTTGAAAGCTATCATACACAAGCCATCGATTTTTACCACTACGTCAAGACATCATTAATAGCTGTTTGTAATACTGACAAAAAGTCAGTCATTATTGCCGTATTGGTTCACATCTTAAGTGGTTGGTGAGGAACCGGGGATATATAGAATATTTTGTGCTTGTTGTTGATTTGGGGTCTATTAAACTGAAGTTGTGGAGGAACATTAATTAGGGGAGGATTTATTTAATTGGTATAGAGAGGAGAAAATTGTAATTTCATTTATGGTTTGGTCGATCTTGTGAGTTGTGATGTAATTGTACTATATTTGTATATAACTtcgcacaaaaaaagaaaaatgtatATAATTGGATCAATTATTACACAAGAGTATTTTGCTCTATTATTAATTTTGTCTCTTTGTGGCATTACATACGCATGAAGTGTCATGTAAattgaagaagtctttaaaaccATGTCAAAACTGTTTAATAAACgtataatttaattattcaaTCTGGTCCCCCCTAGTACAGTTTGTCTTAAAAGATTAGCTTAATTATTATGGGCAGGTAATCATGGGTTTTTATAAGGATAGGCTTAAATTTCTTAAACAAATCAGGCCGGCCCAATAATATATTTCCTAGTTCAAATCCAATATATCTGATATTGATACTACAATtgctaactgctgtacccgggatgttcatttttgtaccagtatattaatgttcattttaaacaacacaaaacgacatcgttttggatgggggtacagccagctttggctatacccgggtatagccaaaaatttacCTTTGATCCTACTATTAGTCTATTAGTGGGcctaatttcaaatttatatccATACTAGTTGATATTGATACTACTATTACTCTATTAGTGTATTACGGAGTAGTCTATTACTCTATTACCTCCGTTTCTGAAGGTTATTTATGGTTTGGATTagtgtccaaagtatgaaacTTTAACCGTACATTTTCACTTGTTATCTTGTTACATTCATCTCTGTATTGATTTTCAAAATAAcaacttttaagtattttttCACGTACGATATTGAATATTAGTAGTGGTTACATATTGCATTAGAGTATGTGTAAATAACGAGTGTAAATTGTTTTTAGGAACGGATATAGTACAACACAAAGAAAACAGGGGTGAAAACTTTTGAACTTAATTAGGATAAAGATAGAGAACATTCAACATATTGTACAAATTAGTTTAACACGGAGTATGCTTACCACTTTCTGACTTTCACCAATTTTTAAAATGGACTTGGTCCACATTAAATTTATTATGGACCATACATTAAAATAAAGTAACCAACTTATTTCTAGTTTATTTTGACATTTTATTagaattattatgaaaaaaatatcaaattactGTATAGTGTGTACTAGCTAGTGGGAAAAGGCTTCCAAGAGGAATGTTTGAGGacttaataattaattaggtacaACTGTACAAGATGCATATAGACTTTCCTAACATCTAATCCACAATTCCACACGTTATGGACTTTCCTAACATCTAATCCGCAATTCCATACGTTTCATTCCATCTAAAGTAATACAAAATATTTCGAGTAAGGGTCTTTTATCCACTTAATAAATTGTCGATtatttatctgaatttaacttaacTTTTATGATCAAATTATTAGAAATTATTTTAGTAGCTCTAACTACcttcataattaaaataagtgAAATTAATGCTGAACGTACCAATGAAATAAATTTTAGTTAGACATTTTTCTTTGATCAATTAAtgaattgaaattattatttttactaaTTGAAACTATTTCtcctaatatataaaatagaaCAAGTACTCTATATAATCCAATAAGATTCCCTCTTACATTTTCAACATCATATCAACTTTGTTTACCTATAATATAGTTGTCACATAACCGATTTTTGTTATTCAAAGCTATAAATGATTAATCTCCTTTCAAAGGAGTATATACAAACTCTTGAGAAGCTTGTGTTACGCCCATGTAAAATATCGATATTACCCTTATTCTTCTAATTCTTAAATgatttaattaaattgtgaTTAATCTTACCATATGTGATATGTACTCCTTGTGTAATTTAATTAGTATGTCAATTAATAATGCCCAAAAGTAAGCTTCATATCTTCAatgattttgttcttttaatgtGAATTTTCTTCACAAgcttcaaatcttcaatgatatttttaaaaaaaaaacatttaataaaaattagTGACAACTTATTGACAACTACTCCTAAATATTATCTCTTCATTAACATTATCATTAACATATATCGTCATTTCCTTAACCAATTTCCACATCTTTCATAATACCAAAAATAAAAGGTAAGGCATGCCTTACCAAACAATCTTATTACTCCTACTTTTCATCAACCCTACTACAATAGCTCAAGAATCAGAATCACCCCCTTCTTCAGACAATTACGGTTCCCCTTTACCCACAAACGCCATCATCATCGTCGTTGTCGTCGTTTCCGTTAGCGTTCTCGCATGCTACACCCGCCCATTCGTCGCTTGCTTCCGCGCTTACGTCTTCGGTGGAGCCGTCGATGGCGGTGGCGACACCAATGAAGACGGTGAAGTTCGTCGGAGAAATACTGCTCATGGTCTTGACCCTAAAATATTGGCTACATTTCCGACGTTTGTATATTCCGACGTTAAAGTCCACGTAGTTAGTAAAACTACGCCGTTAGAGTGCGCTATATGTTTGTATGAGTTCGTTGACCATGAGCATTTACGGCTTTTGCCTAGGTGTAGCCACGTGTTTCACCCTCATTGTATTGCACCTTGGTTTAGTGGCCACGTCACTTGCCCCGTGTGCAGGGCAAATTTGGAAATTCAAGTTGATGATCAAAGTCAAAACCCTCATGAACCGTCGCTAGCGCCGGCACAGGTAGTACCAGGGGCGGAGCTAGCTATTTGGGTGTGGGGTCATTTGTCTCCACTTAAATTTAGTTTTTAAATAAACTTTTTTTGTAAGAATTTTGACATTTTGCATCCATTAAAacaacaaaaatacattttgcATCCTCTAATATATTATTCTGAATCCGCCACTAACAGGTACTCCAGCAACAGGTTGAGGTTGAATTAGAGCCGTCAGATCAAACCATGCAACCTCCTTGTAGCGAGGATCATCGTAATGATGTTATTGTACATATAGGTTCATCTCCGGAGACCATAATCAAAAGTCCGATAGTACATAATATAAGTGATGTGGGTGAGCGTAGGGGATTTTTTCCTAGGTCACATTCAACGGGGCATTCGTTGATTGAAGATCGTGACAAGTATACACTAAGGTTATCGGAGGAGGTACGTAACAAGTTGGTGAatgttaataatttaaatagtaTACCAACTCCAACAATCGTTACTCCACGGACCGGATACCGGTCTAGGAGAAGTGTAAGTTGTGTTACAACACCAGTTAAAACGGATCAGTGGCGGTTTACCATGAGCCCGCCCTTTGTTTCTCGGTCAGGGTCTATCAGGACGGAGACAGCTGAATGTagcaataataacaataacaataataatataggGACATTTATGAGAAGTCCACGGAGTTTTTTTAAAGCAATGAAATCGCCGAATAAATCATCACCGTTGAACCGGGTTGTTCGGTGTGATGACATAGGAGAACGGTCATCGGATAAATTGTGGCCTAATCGCACGTCTCAAGAGTTGGATTTAGAGGGTCATTAGTGCTTTGGTCAATGGATGTTGATTGTTATTTGTTAAGTAATGTTGTAATTGGTTTAATTGTTCATTTGGATTGTGATTGGTTGGGCGGTTGATAATTTATTTAATGCAtgccaatttttttattttcttattttttaaatgtgtatgacttttattttttattttttaagtaggAATGATAAGTACTCTCTCGATTTGTTTCGAAATACTTGGTAATGGTTATACTGTACGTTTAACGATTGTTATAgctcccgtcaaaaaaaaaaaaatgattgttATAGCTGTCAATATAAAACTTTTA contains these protein-coding regions:
- the LOC110799294 gene encoding E3 ubiquitin-protein ligase ATL31-like produces the protein MPYQTILLLLLFINPTTIAQESESPPSSDNYGSPLPTNAIIIVVVVVSVSVLACYTRPFVACFRAYVFGGAVDGGGDTNEDGEVRRRNTAHGLDPKILATFPTFVYSDVKVHVVSKTTPLECAICLYEFVDHEHLRLLPRCSHVFHPHCIAPWFSGHVTCPVCRANLEIQVDDQSQNPHEPSLAPAQVLQQQVEVELEPSDQTMQPPCSEDHRNDVIVHIGSSPETIIKSPIVHNISDVGERRGFFPRSHSTGHSLIEDRDKYTLRLSEEVRNKLVNVNNLNSIPTPTIVTPRTGYRSRRSVSCVTTPVKTDQWRFTMSPPFVSRSGSIRTETAECSNNNNNNNNIGTFMRSPRSFFKAMKSPNKSSPLNRVVRCDDIGERSSDKLWPNRTSQELDLEGH